DNA sequence from the Candidatus Stygibacter australis genome:
AAAATTGATAAACTTATCTTCAGAGATTTCTTACGGCAGGAATATGGAACGGATTTACCAGACAATTCATTTGAATTATTGAATCTTCTGAAAAACATGAATTTAGCAACCGATAATGGGAAATTGAATTTAGCTGGACTATTTCTTTTTGGAGATAATCCGCAGGTGATTAAACCACAATTTATGATCAAAGCAATTTGTTACCCAGGTTTAGATATTCACCCCACAAGTTTTTTAGATAGTGAAGATTTCTCAGGAATACTTACTCAACAATTCTCAGGAGCAATGGGTTTTATCAGCAGAAATCTTCACAAAATACAGGGAAATAACGGTGTTAATTCACTTGGTAAAATGGAGATTCCGGCTTCAGTATTTGAAGAACTGATAGTCAATGCTTTGATTCACAGAGATTATCTTATTAGCGCTTCTATTCGCCTGTTCATATTTGATGATAGAATTGAAATAATCAGTCCTGGTTGTTTACCAAATACACTTACAGTAGCAAAAATATTGGCAGGAAATAGTATAATTCGTAATCCGATAATAGTATCCTTTGTGACAAAAAATCTTTTGCCATATAGAGGTATTGGTTCTGGCATTAAGCGAGCTGTAAAAGAATGGTCTGGCATACGATTTAATAACGATATAGAGGGAAATTTGTTTAAAGTCACTGTTTTTAGGAAAGGTTGAAAGATCGAAAGCGGGAAAGCGGGAGGGCTTGAAGGCACGAAAGCGGGAAGGCTTGAAGGCACGAAAGCGGGAAGGCATGAAAGCACGAAAGCGGGAAGGCTTGAAAGCTTGAGGGCATGTGCTTTCCATTTTTCGAGCTTGCGTATAAAAAGGGGGTGTTATGCGAATTTCCAATTATAAAGATCTTGAAGTTTACAAATTATCATTTAACTGTGCCATGGAAATTTTCAATTTATCTAAATGTTTTCCCAAGTCAGAGCGGTATTCTTTAACAGATCAGATAATTAGAGCTTCTCGATCTGTTAGTGCTAATATTGCCTGCCCCGTGTAATATAATGTATTTCTATATGTGATGAAAAGTATTTGAAAACTTCTTATCTTTGCTGTTTTTTGAAGAATAGATTAATAATTGATGTTCAGCAATAAAACAAATTACACAGGGCAAGAAGCTTTTCAAGCAAGAATTTACGAGAAAAGCTTCGTGTCAAAAATGGTCATTGCTCAATGCGAAGCTGCTGAAGTGCTAACATGGCTGGACTTTGCAATAAAATGCGAATATATGAACACTGAAAAACACGTAGATTTATCTGATGAGTATGGTCATATTATTGCAATGATAAAGAATATGATTAACAATGCTGAGAAATGGATTCTGCCGGGGAAGGGTTAGGAGGAAAGCGGGAAGGCGGGAAGGCACGATAGCTTGAAAGCACGATAGCACGAAAGCGGGAAGGCGGGAAAGCACGATAGCACGAAAGCGGGAAAGCGGGAAAGCACGATAGCGGGAAAGCACGATAGCGGGAAAGCACGATAGCGGGAAAGCACGATAGCGGGAAAGCGGGAAAGCACGATAGCTTGAAAGCTCGCTCCCTCGTGCCTTCATGCCTTCATGCCTTCATGCTCTCATGCTCTCATGCTCTCATGTCCTCATGCCCTCATGCCTTCATGCTCTCGTGCTCTCGTGCTCTCGTGCAGTACGATTTCATTGACATTTTTCTCTTAAATAATATTGATGAACCAAATTAGAAGGAATAATGATGAAAAGAATGAGGTTTTTAATGAATACAGCAGTAAAAGGTTTTGATATTTGTCTTTTTTCCCTTTTCACCCTTTCACTCTTTTCCACTTTTCCCCTTCAGCTCTTCTATTCTCTCTTTTTTTTAATAAAAAAATTACAGGAAGTTTAAAAATGTCTATTCACGATTCACAACTCACTTCTCACGATACAGATTCCGTCTCACGTCTCACGTCTCACGTCTCACGGATTTTAATCACCGGCTCTGCCGGTTTCATTGGCTATCATCTCGTTAAACGCTTAGTTGAAGATCACCAGTACGAAGTCATTGGGCTTGATAATATTAATGATTATTATGACCTCCGGGTTAAATACGGTCGGCTGGATGATTGCGGGATTCGGATGCAAAATATCAAACATAATGTTTTGATAGAGAGTGATAAATATCCTAACTACCGGTTCATTAAGCTGGATTTATATGATCAGAAAAACCTGGATAAGTTATTTGAAAACCAGCAGATTGATGTAGTGGTCAATCTGGCTGCTCAGGCAGGGGTACGCTATAGTATCACCAATCCTGATGCTTATCTTAAAAGTAATATCATCGGGTTTTATAATATTCTGGAAGCTTGCCGGCAGCACCAGATCAAGCATTTGGTGTTTGCTTCTTCATCAAGTGTGTATGGCTGGAATGAGAAATTGCCATTTAGTACTTCTGATAATGTGGATCATCCCATTAGTCTCTATGCAGCTTCTAAGAAAAGTAATGAATTGCTGGCACATTCCTACAGCGCTTTGTATAATATTCCCACAACAGGGTTAAGGTTTTTTACTGTTTATGGTCCCTGGGGTCGTCCTGATATGGCATTATTTCTTTTTACCAAAAAGATATTAGCTGATGTGCCAATAGACGTATATAATAAAGGTGAGATGATTCGCGATTTTACCTATATAGATGATATTATCGAAGGTGTTGTGCGAGTTATTCAAAAACCGGCCCAAAGTGATAAAGAGTGGTCAGGTAAAAATCCTGATCCCGGTTCTTCTCGTGCACCGTATAAAATTTATAATATTGGGAATAACTCACCAGTGAAGTTGATGGATTTTATCAAGGCTATTGAGCAGGAACTGGGTAAAAATGCAAAGATGAATCTAATGCCTATGCAGGCGGGTGATGTACCAGCATCGCAGGCGGATGTGAGTGATCTGGTGAGAGATTTTGGATATCAGCCGGGAACAAGTGTGGAGGTTGGCATAAGGCAATTTGTCAAATGGTACTTAGATTTTTATGGAAGCAACTCACAAGGCTAACGAAGAGATTATTAGCCGCGAACAAACGCGAACAAAAGAGAATGTCTTTTATGGTGTAAATAGTAATACAAATTGGTACATTGATTTTTTAGGGAAGCAACTAATAATGCTAACGAAGAGATTATTAGCCGCGAACAAACCGAACAAACGCGAACAAAAAGAAACTGTTATTTGAGTTTATTTACTTATGATAATGTGTCAATATATCAGTGGTGGTTATTATCAAGTGTCATCATTATTAGATACAAGTATTGGAAAACATTAATTGTTCGCAGCTAATAAAGGAGGAGCCATGAATTGGATTTATGCTGAGGAGTTTTATAAGATCAAGCAGGCTTGCATTGAAGTAAGGAAGATACTTGGTAATGGCTTAATGGAAAAAGTTTATGAAAATGCTTTGGCTTATGAATTAATGCAGGCAGGTTATCAGATTGAAACACAGAAGAAATTAACTGTTTTATATAAAGGGCAAATAGTAGGTGATTATTTTGCAGATATTGTCTTTGAGAACAAAATCATTATCGAAATGAAAGCCGTTGAGGAAATTTTAGATATTCATAAGGCGCAGCTATTAAATTATTTGGTGATTACGGGCTACAAACTGGGAGTGCTTGTTAATTTTCCGAATAATAAACACGGTGTAGAAGTTGAAAGATTTGCTAATACAAAGTAGAAACTTAAGCACCGAACAATCAAACTACTCCAATAAAGAAAATACAAGAGTTTTTTAGCCGCGAACAAACCGAACAAACCGAACAAACCGAACAAACGCGAACAAAGTTTCATTAGTGATAAGTGAAGAGTGATTGGACAAAAAAAGTCGTCTCACGACTCACAGCTCCAATTGCAAGTCACCATTAACCATTCACGTGAGTATTTGCACCGAACAAAACTAACAAAACTAATTAAAGAGATTAGTTGCCGCGAACAAACCGAACTAACGCGAACAAAAGAGAATATTATTTATCCATAATTGCTTGAGATGTTATCAGTTTATCAATTGCAGTGATTACCGAAGTTTCATAATAAGTACAGGATAATATTATTGTTCGCTGCTTTGATATTTTTTCTAGAGATAAAAGAAGCTTAATGTAAGATATTTTAGCCGCGAACAAACCGAACTGACGCGAACAAAAGAGAATATTATTTATCCATAATTGCTTGATCTGAACTATTGATATTTAACTGAATCAGCAAAATAATTTATCGGTTCAATAATAGGAATATTCAGGTCTTAATGCATTAATTGTTCGCGCTTGTTCGGTTTGTTCGCGGCAAAATAATTTTCAATATTTTATTTAAAAATCCAGGCGGAAGTCTGGATTTTTTCATTATATACCCTTAAATCAATAATAATTCTTGACATCATAACACTTAATTGTCCTCATAACAATACAATGGAGGCTCAATATGAAAAAAATTATTGTTATAAATATTATCATAATTTATATTTTCATATTGTCAGCTAATAATGCTCTCTATTTTGATGGGATTGATGATAAAATTGTTGTAGCGGAGAATACCAATGAATTTCCTACCTTGTTTACTGATCTGGATAATAATTCATTCACAATAGAATTTTGGATAAAAGTCTTGAATGAGACTCCAAGTGGAACAAGGATAGTAGATATAAAATATAGTTCAACATGTTATTTTTCGATAATATATTATTATCAGAAATTATGCTCTAATTTAAAAACTAGTTCAAATTTCATTCAACTTGGCAGTGACAACACACTATCTGAAAAATGGTATTATGTAAAATTTAAATGGAATTCTGAATCAGAAGAATTGAAGTTTTGGCTGGATAATGTTTTGCAATCTGGTTCAAGTCCAAGTATAAGCCAAGGTAATGATAATCATTTTTATGTAGGAACTAAGACAAGCTCAGGGACATATTTTAAGGGCGAAATTGACGAATTCAGAATTTGGGATAGTGTTTCTGTTGATTGGATGATAAAGGATGCTTTTCCTGATCAAATCCTGGGTACAGAAACTAACTTGTATCTATATTATGACATGGAGGAATTCTACCAAACAAGTCAGATGGAAGATAAATCTATTAGTGATTTTCATGGTGATTGTTCAACTTTTGATAGTTCCAGTTTTGATGAAATGACTGCCTGGCTTAATGGATTTCAATGTATAGAATTGGATGGAGTCAATGATTATATAAGCATTATAAATTGTCCTGAACTTAATTCTACTGATTACACTTATCTTCTCTGGTTCCAGGCGGATAGTTTTACTTCTGACCAGTATCTGTTCAGTAAAGGTGATGATGGCTATTATATAAAGATGGGCAGTGACCAGCAGTTCGATTTCAATGGTTATTCTACTTCAGATGTATCCCTTCAATCAAGCAGGTGGTATAATCTGGCAGTGAGTAAAAATCAGGATGAACACAAACTCTATTTAGATGGTCGGGAATTAGAACTGATCGGCTCCAGCAACTTTTCATCTAATTCTGATCCCCTGTACATAGGTAAACGGGAAAGTGCTTTATTTACAGGTAACATTGACGATATTCAGCTATATGATTCTGCTTTAACTAGTGAAGAGATTGCTGATATAATTTATACTAATTATCAGGTTCATCCAAATCTATTTGGCTGGTTTGATTGTAATCACCTGGATGGCAATATTATTTATGATCGAAATGGAAACTTACTAGCTAGTCTAATGGGTCTGGATGGTGGAATAATAACTACTCCTAATGAATTTAGCTTAAAAGATGCTACTAAATTTTGGGTAATTGATCAATATAATGGACTATTCATTTCAATACTACATTCAAATTATTTTCAAGATAGATGTGTTTTAGAAAATAATAGTAGTACAACTTTGATCGTTACTGAAGCATGGTATCCTGATTTAACTGCTGGAATTCAATATTGTATCTCAGATGCAGAGCGGGTTACCATTGATCTTATATATCCCGATGTTTTACCTGATGGTTACGATAATTCTCCTTTCACTATCTGGCAAAATCATCCTGCTGCTTACTCCTCTGGGCTTAGCATTCAGTCCACAGGAATAAGCAGTGAAAACTGGCTGCAAGGATCATGCAATACTGAAAACGGGACAACTTCTGAAGATATTAATGGTGGCTTGATCGACTATCGGCTGGCACGAGTATGGTTTTTTGATACGACTGGAACTTTAACCGGAGTAAGTATAGATTTTGATATATCTGCTATTTGTGGACAAGGAATAACTTTGGGTAATGTTAGTGATTATAGATTATTATATAGAGCTGGAGAGAGAGACTTATTCACAGCATTATCTGAAAATATTTCAGCTCAGATAATAAATGACAATACTATCAGATTTAACGGTTCTGCTTTAGACTCACCAGAAGGATATTACACAATAGGTGCTGTAAATAATGCTCCACTACCGGTTACATTGTCTTCCTTTACGGGGAACTGGACTGAGTCACGATGCATATTATACTGGCAGACGCTAAGTGAGGTAAATAATTCCGGCTGGAACCTGTATAGGGGAGAAGACATTGAACAGCAATTGCAGATCAATCCTTTGATAATACCAGGTGCAGGAACATCAACTGGGACCAGTCACTACTCTTTCGAAGATCAGTATGATGTAGATCCAGGAATTTATTACTATTGGCTGGAAAGCATATCACTCTTAGGTGCAACAGATCTATATGGACCAATTACTATCGAAATCCCTGTTGATAATGAAACAGAGTCACCTCCAATACCAGCTAAATATGGAATTTACTGCTTTCCCAACCCATTTAATCCCACAACCAGAATTTTATTTAATGTCCCCAAATCAGGAAATTATGATCTAGTTATTTATAACATTAAAGGGCAGTTAGTTAGAGAATTATTTACCAATAAATATCTGGAACAGAATCGGGATAATTTCTATCCTTGGGATGGCAAAAACCATAAAGGAAATAGAGCAGCAACTGGTGACTATTTAATAATATTAAAAGGAGAAGGTTTAAATTATTATAAAAAAATCACCCTGTTAAGCTAAAGCTTATTGACAAAACAAATAAACAATTAAAATTGATTTTATGAAAAATATAAATTTATCAAGTATTATCAAGATCATAGATAAATTTGATCAGCAGAAAGTCATTGTTGTCGGTGATTTGATGCTCGATCGTTATATCTTAGGCAGGGTAGAGCGTATTTCCCCCGAAGCTCCCGTACCAATAGTAAATGTCACAGGGGAGAAAAGCGTCCCTGGTGGAGCAGCAAATGTGGCTCTTAACCTTGTGAAAATGAAAGCGGATAGTATCATTGGCGGTATAATTGGTCAGGATCCTGATGGTGATGAACTGATAGATCAACTGATAAAGCAAAATGTAAATACAGCGTTGATCATCCAATCAAACAACCGCTCAACAATTAAAAAAGTGAGGATTAACGGACATCATCAGAATCTTTTAAGGATTGACTATGAAGATATCTATGATGCATCACCTGATGAATCAAAACAGCTATTTGATAAACTTACGGCATTGAATAATTCATCATATCTAATTATTTCTGATTATGCCAAAGGCAGTATTACTCCAGCTTTGATTGAAGATATTATTTTATGGGCAAGTCAAAACTCAATCAAGGTGATCATCGATCCCAAGCCTGTCCATCAGAAAAGTTACAAGAATTGCTATCTTTTAACTCCTAATAAAAAAGAAGCACAGGAAATGACCGGCATAAAAATTACCGATCTGGTTTCTTTGCAAAAATGTGGTGAAAAGCTAATGGAAGATAATTGCTGTCAGGTAGTGATCACATTGGGAGAAGAAGGAATGGCCGTTTTTGATGAAGATGCCCAGGCTCACATGATTCCTACCAGGGCTCGTGAAGTTTACGATGTATCGGGTGCCGGTGATACAGTAGTGGCAGCATTAACTCTTTCTCTTTGTACTGGAGCAACTTTGAAAGAAGCTGCTGAAATAGCAAATATTGCTGCTGGGATCAAGGTTTCAAAAACAGGAACTCACCCAGTATCGAGAGATGAAATTTACAACTTTCTAAAAAATCAGTAATGAAAATTCTAACCAAAAGAAAAATATCTATATTTCTCAATTTATTAATAGTAATAATTGCTTTCTTGATTTCAATCTGGCCCAAAGCTGCTACTGTGAGAGTATATCTACCCAAATACTGGCGTCCTTTTATCGGCTTCACTATTGTCTGGCTCTCAACTGCAATTATTAGTGGAAAATATAATTTTGACCTGAAGAAAAAATTTGTTGATAATTGGTTGATCATTTTCCGCTCTGATCTTGCTGGTTTTTCAATTATATTAGCTTCATTATATCTCTTTAATTATTTCTCATATTCCCGATGGATAGTTATTGGTACAATAGGAATATCATTTACATTAGAAACATTATTCTTCACTTTCTGGTATTACACTAAGAAATTTCAAAAAGACAAAGATATTTCCACTTATATAATCGCACCCCCAAAAGTATATGATGAAAGTGCCGAAGTTTTTACCAAGAAACTGATTGAATTACCTGAAACTACTGCAGAATCAGTTCTTCAGAAGCTAAAGACGATCTATTTGGAAGATGAGTTGACTCTTTTTGAATTTACTCAGCAGAACACCCA
Encoded proteins:
- a CDS encoding ATP-binding protein, which gives rise to MSSTHEENSDSRLTIHDSLFKPNSQLFADELPVNAGIEKIDKLIFRDFLRQEYGTDLPDNSFELLNLLKNMNLATDNGKLNLAGLFLFGDNPQVIKPQFMIKAICYPGLDIHPTSFLDSEDFSGILTQQFSGAMGFISRNLHKIQGNNGVNSLGKMEIPASVFEELIVNALIHRDYLISASIRLFIFDDRIEIISPGCLPNTLTVAKILAGNSIIRNPIIVSFVTKNLLPYRGIGSGIKRAVKEWSGIRFNNDIEGNLFKVTVFRKG
- a CDS encoding GxxExxY protein, producing the protein MNWIYAEEFYKIKQACIEVRKILGNGLMEKVYENALAYELMQAGYQIETQKKLTVLYKGQIVGDYFADIVFENKIIIEMKAVEEILDIHKAQLLNYLVITGYKLGVLVNFPNNKHGVEVERFANTK
- a CDS encoding NAD-dependent epimerase, with product MSIHDSQLTSHDTDSVSRLTSHVSRILITGSAGFIGYHLVKRLVEDHQYEVIGLDNINDYYDLRVKYGRLDDCGIRMQNIKHNVLIESDKYPNYRFIKLDLYDQKNLDKLFENQQIDVVVNLAAQAGVRYSITNPDAYLKSNIIGFYNILEACRQHQIKHLVFASSSSVYGWNEKLPFSTSDNVDHPISLYAASKKSNELLAHSYSALYNIPTTGLRFFTVYGPWGRPDMALFLFTKKILADVPIDVYNKGEMIRDFTYIDDIIEGVVRVIQKPAQSDKEWSGKNPDPGSSRAPYKIYNIGNNSPVKLMDFIKAIEQELGKNAKMNLMPMQAGDVPASQADVSDLVRDFGYQPGTSVEVGIRQFVKWYLDFYGSNSQG
- a CDS encoding LamG-like jellyroll fold domain-containing protein, with amino-acid sequence MKKIIVINIIIIYIFILSANNALYFDGIDDKIVVAENTNEFPTLFTDLDNNSFTIEFWIKVLNETPSGTRIVDIKYSSTCYFSIIYYYQKLCSNLKTSSNFIQLGSDNTLSEKWYYVKFKWNSESEELKFWLDNVLQSGSSPSISQGNDNHFYVGTKTSSGTYFKGEIDEFRIWDSVSVDWMIKDAFPDQILGTETNLYLYYDMEEFYQTSQMEDKSISDFHGDCSTFDSSSFDEMTAWLNGFQCIELDGVNDYISIINCPELNSTDYTYLLWFQADSFTSDQYLFSKGDDGYYIKMGSDQQFDFNGYSTSDVSLQSSRWYNLAVSKNQDEHKLYLDGRELELIGSSNFSSNSDPLYIGKRESALFTGNIDDIQLYDSALTSEEIADIIYTNYQVHPNLFGWFDCNHLDGNIIYDRNGNLLASLMGLDGGIITTPNEFSLKDATKFWVIDQYNGLFISILHSNYFQDRCVLENNSSTTLIVTEAWYPDLTAGIQYCISDAERVTIDLIYPDVLPDGYDNSPFTIWQNHPAAYSSGLSIQSTGISSENWLQGSCNTENGTTSEDINGGLIDYRLARVWFFDTTGTLTGVSIDFDISAICGQGITLGNVSDYRLLYRAGERDLFTALSENISAQIINDNTIRFNGSALDSPEGYYTIGAVNNAPLPVTLSSFTGNWTESRCILYWQTLSEVNNSGWNLYRGEDIEQQLQINPLIIPGAGTSTGTSHYSFEDQYDVDPGIYYYWLESISLLGATDLYGPITIEIPVDNETESPPIPAKYGIYCFPNPFNPTTRILFNVPKSGNYDLVIYNIKGQLVRELFTNKYLEQNRDNFYPWDGKNHKGNRAATGDYLIILKGEGLNYYKKITLLS
- the rfaE1 gene encoding D-glycero-beta-D-manno-heptose-7-phosphate kinase, whose amino-acid sequence is MKNINLSSIIKIIDKFDQQKVIVVGDLMLDRYILGRVERISPEAPVPIVNVTGEKSVPGGAANVALNLVKMKADSIIGGIIGQDPDGDELIDQLIKQNVNTALIIQSNNRSTIKKVRINGHHQNLLRIDYEDIYDASPDESKQLFDKLTALNNSSYLIISDYAKGSITPALIEDIILWASQNSIKVIIDPKPVHQKSYKNCYLLTPNKKEAQEMTGIKITDLVSLQKCGEKLMEDNCCQVVITLGEEGMAVFDEDAQAHMIPTRAREVYDVSGAGDTVVAALTLSLCTGATLKEAAEIANIAAGIKVSKTGTHPVSRDEIYNFLKNQ